The following is a genomic window from Hymenobacter chitinivorans DSM 11115.
TCCTGGAAAAGGGCGGCGAAATCCGCGTCATCGAGTGCAACATCCGCGCCTCACGCAGCTTCCCCTTCGTGTCGAAAGTATCGGGCCGCAACCTGATTCAGAAAGCCACGCAGGTGCTGCTGGGCAAGAAAGTAGAGCGCGACGAGAGTGAGCGGGTCTACGATTTGCCCTTCGTGGGCGTCAAGGCCCCGCAGTTCTCCTTCACCCGCCTGCCCGGCGCCGACCCGGTAATGCGCGTGGACATGGTGAGCACCGGCGAAGTCGGCTGCCTCGGCGACACGGCCGAGGAAGCTCTGCTAAAGTCGATGCTGAGCGTGGGCTACAAGATTCCCCAGAAAACGGTACTGATTTCCGGCGGCCCGATTAAGTCGAAAGTGGCCTTGCTGTCGGCCGTGGAGCTGCTCGTGCGCAAGGGCTACCAGATTTACGCCACCCAGGGCACGCACCGGTTCTTCGCCGAAAACAGCATCCCCAGCAGCCAGCTCTTCTGGCCCGATGAAATGGTGGAGCCCAACGTGCTGACCTACCTCAAGGAGAAGAAAATCGATCTGGTCATCAACATCCCGAAGAACCTCTCGAAGGGTGAGCTGGACAACGACTACAAAATCCGCCGCACCGCCGTGGATTTCGGCATCCCGCTGCTCACCAACGCGCGGCTGGCCAAGGCGTTTATCCAGGCCTTCTGCAAGCTGGAGCTGAAGGATCTGAAAATCAAGAGCTGGAACGAGTATAAGGCAATGTAATCGGCAGAATGAGGACTAAAATGAACGTCATGCTGAGCTTGTCGAAGCATGACGTTCTTTCATTTTTAGCCTGTAGCTTCTCAATTATGCCTAGAAGCTTGTAAGTAAACGCGAATCACAATCGTCAATATGAGCATCGTTCCTGTATGCCATTCGGTTTTTGCGGAAGCATTTCGAGGTATAGATTCAAAAGGAATATTCCTTCTTGATAAAGAAGATGCTTTTGAAATATGGAAAACACATATTGACGACGAGGCTAATTCTTATTTTCAATTATCTGACAAGAATTGGCTTGTAAGTTCAAAGCCAAAAGTCATAGGTGATTGGCTTCAAGCTTTCAATGATAGTAATAACACGGGCTTTGAAGAAGTCTCTGACTGCTCGACCACTTGGAGTGAAACGGATACTATTTTCTTTTGTATAAGTAAACACTTTGTGATTCAGTCTACGTGGCAGTCATTTAAAAAGCATTGGCGCTACTTCATAGAATGCGACGATGATTGCCCTATTGTAATCAACTCAGTGAATCAGAATTGCGCAATACTATTCTATCCTATTGGTATTGCTGTAATGGTTGAAATTGCTTAGACGTAAGCCAATTCTCTGAGATTTTTACACCACACCACCCCACATGAAAAATTTCACCTCTTTCGCCGACGTCGACGACTACCGGGTTTTGCTCAATAAGGCCCTGGAAATCAAAGCTGACCCGTTTGGCTACCAGCACGTGGGCCGCAACAAAACCGTCGGCCTGATTTTCTTCAATCCCAGCTTACGTACTCGCTTGAGCTCCGTCAAGGCGGCGTATAACCTGGGCGCGCAGGCCTGGGTGCTCAACGCCGGGGCCGACTCCTGGACGTTGGAAATGGCCGACGGCGCCGTAATGAACGGCGGCACCCAGGAGCACATCAAAGATGCCATTGCCGTGATGAGCCAGTACTGCGACGTGCTGGGTGTGCGCACCTTTCCCACGCTCAAGGACCGCGACGAGGACTACCAGGAAGTCGTGTTCCGCAAGATCATGCAGTACGCCACGGTACCGGTTATCAGCCTGGAAAGCGCCACGCTGCACCCGTTGCAGTCGTTTGCCGACCTGATTACGGTGGCCGAAACCAAGCAGAAGGAGCGGGTGAAAGTAGTGCTGACCTGGGCCCCGCACGTGCGCGCTCTGCCCCAGTGCGTGCCCAACTCGTTCTGCGACTGGTTTTCGGAAATCGACTGGATTGACTTCGTCATCACCCACCCCGAGGGCTACGAGCTGGACCCCCAATTCACCAAGGGTGCCCGTATCGAATACGACCAGAAGAAAGCCCTCGAAGGCGCCGACTTCGTGCAGGCCAAGAACTGGAGCAGCTACAAAGATTACGGCCAGGTTCTCAGCAACGACCCCAGCTGGATGCTCACGCCCGAGCATATGGCCGGTACCAACGACGCGAAGTTCCTGCACTGCCTGCCCGTGCGCCGCAACGTGGAAGTGTCCGACGCCATCCTGGACTCGCCCAACTCGTTGATTATTCAGGAAGCCGGCAACCGGGTTTTTTCCATGCAAACCGTGCTGCACGAGCTGCTGAGCCTGTAAAAAGACCTGGATTAAAACGAAAAGGCCGTTCCGAGAGGAGCGGCCTTTTCGTTGTTTAATGCGCTACGGCAAGCGTGGGAGGTACCACGTCCAGGCCCAGGATTTTCTCCTTGTAATCATCGGGGAGCAGGCTGGTGCGGGCCCACTTGCTGATGGCCAGATGCTGGGCGTAGCGGTAGATGAGCAGCACCGGCCGTAACCAGGCCAGCCGACCCAGGCGCAGCAGCCGGCGCACCGGGCGCGGCACCACTACCCGCTGGGCCTGCAGCAGCAATTGGTAGCGAATCGGGCCCAGATGGCGGGCGTACTGCTGGTAGAGGTCGGCGGTGAAGCGGCTGTACTCGAGGTGGTCGGTCAGATGTTGGGCGCGGTCTGGGAGCCACTGCGCGTACGAAGTCGGCAGCCCCGGAATGCCCATGCGCTGACCCACGCGGGTAAAAACCTCGAATACTTCGGCCTGCTCGGTGCGGCTCATGGGGCGTTCCAAGGCTTCGAAAGCCCGGATGGAGTAGTCGACGAGCATGAAGAGCACGTCGCGGTAAGCCCAGGCCGGAATGGCCATACCACGCTTGGCTTCCACGGCGGCGTGAATGGCGGTGATGGTGTCAATGGCCTGCTCGGCGGCGGCCCGCTCGGCAAAGACAATCTGGCGGGCATACTCCACGGTGGAAAACAGGCGGGCCAGTGGGTCGGCGGGCAGGCGGCCGGTGAAGTAGAGCCAGTCCACGGCTTTGTTGAGGGCAAACTCGGCGGCGGCCCCGGCAAAAATGAACAGGACCGTATCGGCTTTGCCCCAGATGGTCCGCACGACCGAGCCCGGGGCCACAAAATAATCCGGATGCTGTGGCATGATGGCTATACAGAAGATAATGAACTCAACACCAAGGCCGCCGGATGATTCCCGGAGCTTGGACTAAGGATATGGCAAAGATACAAAAGTACTTTGTAATTCAAAGTATGTAGTTATTCCATATGCTGTGGAGCGCCTCCCGTATGGATAAACGGGTTGTGGTTTTTTCGGAACCTCAAATAAACGACCAGCTCAGGCCAAGGCGTGCACGGCGGCCAGAGCCCGGTCTATTTCCTGCTCGGTGTTGATAATGCCGGGGGTGAAGCGGGCGTACTGGAAATCCTGGTAGGGAGCTTTGGTTGCAATAATTTTGCGAGTCTTGAGCTGCTCCACAACTTCGTCGGTATTGTAGCCGCGCACCTCGAAGGAAGTAATGCCCGCCGACAGCTCATCGGCCAGCGGGGTGTGCAGCGTCACGTGGGGCATGGCGGCCAAGCCTTCTTTGCACTGCCGGTTGAGTGCGTGCACGCGCTGGCAGACCTGTTCCCGACCCAGGCTTTCCATAAACTCAAATGCCGCCCGCAGCGCCCACCGGTACTCCAGGGAATGGAAGCCGCCCGGCGTCATCTGTTTGCCGTCCACGTGGTCGGGGCGCTCGGCTTCTTCCGTGATGATGTCCATGGCGTCGGTGAAGGTAGGAATGACGGGCGACACGGTTTGCCAGGCCGCGCGGGTGGCTGCCACCAGCCCGGTACCCCGCGGACCGTAGAGCCACTTGTGGCAGCCGGCAATGAAAAAGTCGCAGCCCAGGTCCGGAAACGTTTCTTGCTCGATGCCGAAGCCGTGCACCCCGTCGACGAGCAGCAGCACCCGGTCCGCCTCGTCGCGGTGGCGGTTCAGCTCGGCCAGGGCCTGGGCAATCTGGGTTACCGGAGTTTTCAGGCCGGTGCTGGAGTGTACCCAGGTGATGCCCACCACGCGGGTATTGGGTCGCACTTCCCGCAGCAGGTTGTCGACCATTTCGTCGGTCGTCACGTGGTTGACACGCTTATAGAGGGCAATTTTGCGGTAGCTGCCGCCCGAGCGGCGGGTAGCCAGCCGGATGGCCTCATGCTGGGAGTAATGGTCGTGCACGGTGGTCAGTACTTCCTGGCCGGGCTGCAGATTCAGGCCCGAATAGATGGTGCCCAGCCCCATGGTGGTGCTGTCGGTCATGGCAATATTGTCGGGCTCCTCGAGGCGCAGGTAGCGGGCGGCAGCTTGGCGCACCTTCTGCATTTCGGCGTTTTCCAGCTCCTGGGTACAGAGCACCGGGTTTTCGTCGAGCAGGCGGCGGTAGTGGGCAATGGCCTCGCGCACGGGCTGCGGGTGGGAGGCTATAAACTGCGAGGCGCCGAGGTGGAGGTAGTCGGAGGTGAGGTTGAACTGGGCCCGGACGGCATTCCAGTCCTGAATGAGCGTGGACGAGTAAGTGGAATTTGGCTGGTTGATCATAAGGCAGGCGGGAACTGGCAAACGCAACAGACGGGTACATTCCGTCGATGCCTTTCCCTGATACGCACTGCCATTCCGGGGCGTTAAGCCGGTAAATACGGAAAAACCGGTGCGTAAAAATTCAGATTACCGGTGAGGGGCCCCAAGAAAAGAAACCCCGGGCGGAGTGCGGCCACCTCTTGAAATCGGACAGTAAATAAGCTATATTTAATATCCACCTTACTTTCTACTGTCATGGAAAATCAGGCTGAAAAACAGGCCCGTACGCTGGTCGAGCAGTGGCTGCTGGCCCACCCCGAACGACTCCAGAACCGGCGCCGCAAACCCGAAGACTTGCTCAACTGGAAGCGGGCCGCCATCCGCTCCGTGCGCCAGGGCAACCCCTACGACGTGGAGGACACCCTACGCTGGCTGGCCACCCAGGCCGAAGGCGCGGCCATGGAAGACTAACGAGCTGGGTTCAGAAACTAAAAAAGCCCGCCGAAACGTATCCGGCGGGCTTTTACAGTAATTAAGTGCGCCTTTTACTGCTTCACAAACTTGGTGGTGAGCTGGGTCTTGGCATCCTGGTAGCGCACCAGGTAGATGCCGCTGGCCAGCTTGCTGGCCGCTACGGCCGTTTGCTGGGAGCCGGGCGTGGCCGCAAACCGAGCTACTTGCTGGCCTTCCACGTTGAACACGCTCACAATGGCGCCCGTCCCGGCTACGGGGTGGGTTACGGTCAGCTGCTCACCGGCCGGGTTGGGATACACGTCCAGGCCGACCTTCACCGCCTTGGCATCTTCACTGCCCATCACCACGCTGGCAATGCCGTTGAGGTAATTCTCCAGCATGGTGTAGCCATTGGGGCCGCGCAGGCTGCGGTCCGTAGGGTCATTCGGGTTCAGGCCGTTGGCCAGCTCAAATACGTCGGTCATGCCGTCGTGGTCGGTGTCGGCCGGGGCGGGGCCGCAGGTGAGCACCGGCCAGGCGCTCTGGGAAATGCTGTAGGCCGTACCGTGAGCGTAGCCGCCTTGCACGTCGATGAGGCGGCCTTTGCGCTCCTGCACGTTGCGGATAATGCGCTGGTCGAGCGTGTCGCGGGCGGGCAGCACGGCGCCCACGTTGGCCAGCACCGCGTTGTAGGCATCCTGGGCCGACTGCGTGGGCATGGGCAGGATGTTGAACGGCGTAGTGACTTTGGACTGGGCCGTGTCGGTGCGCGCCCCGCTGGCCATGACCACGCCCAGCCAGTTGCGGTTCGTGACGGTGGGGTAGCCATCCACGTAGTTGCCCGTCATGTACACCTTGGGGTAGGGGAGCACTGGCGAAGACGTCTGCTTGCTCGGGTTCATAATCATGGACCGTATTGGCACGCCGGATGAGTTGTTCGTGTTGGTGCTCGGGCCGTACTTATAGTAGTTGTTCACTACGTTGTAGTTGCCGCCCTCGCCGCCGTTGGTGCTGTAGGAGCCCCAGTTGTAGATGACGTTGTTGCGGAAGTCGCCGTTTTCCTGACCCGCGGTGTAGGGCGGCAGGTTGCGGCTGCCTTCGAAGCGCGGATTGCGGCCCTTGCAGTGGGCAAACAGGTTGTGGTGGAAGGAGGCATTGCGCCCGCCCCAGATGCCGCCGTAGGCGTGGTGCTCAAAGTCGGTGTCGCCGGCTTCGAAGTGGTAGGAGTAATCGAGCGGCTCGCTCATCAGGTTCCACTGCAGCGTGGTACTGTCGCCGCGGTACACGCTCAGAGCCTCATCGGTGCTCCAGCTCATGGTGCAGTGGTCGATGATGATGTTTTTGCGGCCCGTGCCGCCAAACGCGTCGTCGGCCCCGGCCCCGTCCACCATGCCTTTGTTCTGGTTTTTGTCGCCCATGCGGAAGCGCATAAACCGCACGATGACGTTGTCGGCCCCGATGGTAACGGGGTAGTCGGCCAGGCAGATACCTTCGCCGGGCGCGGTCTGGCCGGCAATGGTGGTATTCGCCTTATTAAAGCTCAGGGCCGAGTTGAGGTGAATCGTGCCGCACACCCGGAACACGATGGTGCGGTGAGCCGCGGCCTGGCTGATGGCGTAGCGCAGGGTCCCGGGCGTGTTGGTGTCGGCCAGGGAGGTTACCTCAAACACGGTGGTGGGCACCGTGGCCGTGCCCCGGCCGCCCTTGGTAAATTTGCCCGCTCCTTCGGCGCCGGGAAAGGAAATCAGCTGAGCCTGGGCCAGGGAAGCCGAGGCGGCCAGCACGAGCATCAGGGAAAGGCCGCGCCAGCGGGAGGCGGGGCGTTGCGGAGTAGTTTTCCGGAGCATAAAGCTTCTGTTGAGTAAAAGGGAAGGAGGGACCGGCCAGGCCGCGCCCACGACGGATTGCGGGAATCAGAAGCTGATATTACTCAATCCGGAGCCCGACCGGTGAACCCCGTTCGGACTTTATTCGTGCAAACGTTGCCGGGAACGTTGCCAGCCCGGGGCAGGCGCAAGGGCGGGCAGTAGGTGGGCACTCACTCCGGGTAAGCCGCCCGCGTGCGCAAATCGGTGAGTGAGCCGGTAGCTCCGGCAACGTTCCCGACAACGTTTGCGCAAATAAAGCCAGCGCCCCAGCCTGCAAGTGCTACGCAATAGCCTTACTATTAAGCTCTAGTTGTTCCCACCAAACCCTGTTCCGATGCAATTAACTCGTACGCACTCCGGCACTTTGCCGCCGGCCTTCCGCTCCTGGGTGGCGTTATGCCTTTTACTGGCCGCCTTCCTGGTAAGCAGCGCCGCCCGGGCCCAGACCTACGACGCCGTGGTAGCCTGGGACGGCACCGGTACCTTCAAAACGGTGCAGGCCGCCATTGATGCCGCCCCCACGGCCCGTACTTCGGTGTACACCATCTACATCAAGAACGGCAAGTACAAAGAGAAAATCACGGTGCCCAGCAACAAGCCCTTTCTGCAGCTCATCGGGCAGAGCGTGGCCAATACCGTGCTGACCTACGACGACTACTCGGGCAAGCCCAACCCGGCCGGCGGTACGTTTGGCACCTCCAACTCGGCCTCGGTAACGATTAACGCCCCCGACTTCTCGGCCCTGAATCTGACCTTCGAAAACACCACCGGCGACGCGCCCCAGGCCCTGGCCATCAACGTGAATGCCGACCGGGCCGTGTTCAAGAACTGCCGCTTTCTGGGCGGGCAGGATACGGTGCTGGCCAACGGCAACGGCCTGCGCCAGTACTTCCGCGACTGTTACATCGACGGCACCGTGGACTTCATCTTCGGCAGCTCCCGGGCCGTGTTTGAGCGCTGCATCGTGTACGCCAAAACCCGGCAGGACGGCCTGAGCGGCAGCTACATCACCGCCGCCAACACCCAGCCCGGCCAGGCTTTCGGCTACGTGTTCCGCAGCTGCACCATTCCGGCCAACCGCGGCACGACTTCCTACGTGCTGGGCCGCCCCTGGCAGAACTCGACGGGCAGCTCCCCGCTGGCCGAAAACAAGGTAGTGTGGCTGAAAACCACCATGGCTACCGGTATCATCAAGCCCGAAGGCTGGCAGGTGTGGGACGCGGGCACCAACACCGCCCTGATTACCTACGCCGAATACAACAGCCGCAAGTTCGACGGCCGCCCCATCAACGTGAGCCAGCGCGTGAGCTGGTCGAAGCAGCTGACCCCGGCCGATACGGCCCAGTACTCGGTAGCCAACCTGTTTGGCACCTGGAACCCCTGCGCGGTTGCGGCCAACGTGTGCACCAGCTTCACCCCCGATATTGCCGTAACTAACCTGCGCGGCACCAAGGGCGCTACCACCGCCACCTTCACCTGGAACCTGGCCTGGGCCGTGAATCAGGCTAAATTTGAAGTGTTCCGCGCTACTACGCGCAAGGGCAGCTACGCCAAAATCGGTACCGACATCGTGGTGCCGAACGACACGACCTACAACTTCCAGACCTCCGACGCGCTGCCCGCCGCCGGCGCCGCCTACTTCTACTACATCCGGGCTTCGAAGTCGGGTCTGGCCACGCAAATCACCGACACGGTAGAAGTTTCGCGCGTGCCCACCATCACCACCACCGGCAGTCTGGGCACGTTTGCCCAGTACGCCACGGGCCCCTCGGCCGTGCGCACCTACCAGCTGTCGGCCGTGAACCTGACCAGCAACCTGACCGTAACGCCCCCGGCGGGCTACGAAGTGTCGCCCAACAACGGCATCAACTGGTTTACCGCCACCACGCCGCTGGTGCTGGTGCCCACCGACAACACCATCCCGAATACGCCCATCAGCGTGCGGCTCAACGCTACTGCTACCGGCACTTTCGCCGGCAACATCGTGCACAGCAGCCCCGGCGCGGGCTCGGTATCGGTGCCGGTGAGCGGCACCAAGGTGAATACCAACGCGCCCGTGTCGCAGCGTCTGCAGATGTGGTCGTTGCGGGTAAGCGCCCAGGACAGCGCCGCCGTTCGGTCGCCCTGGGTGGCGGCCAGCACGCCCACGCTGCGCAACCTCTACGTTTCCAACGGCACCACCGTGGCCGGCATTACGGCCTACTCCTCGCGCTACGGCCAGGCCTTCGGGGCCACGGCCAATGGTGACGGTTCGTGGGGCACGGCCGTGGGTGGCCCGGGCGGCAACCTGAACCGCCGCTTCTACGAGCAGTTTACCATCAAGGCCCAGGGCGTTGCCGTGCGGGTTGACTCCCTGCTGCTGTGGTCGGCTTTCTACAACACCAACAGCAACACCAAGCTGGCCGTGGTCTTCTCCAAAACCGGCTTCACCACCGCCGACTCCACCGACGTATCGGGTGGCATCGGTCCGGCCGGGGCGTTGAACAGCACCGCCAACGGCGGCTTTGCCACGCCCATCGTGCTCAACAACCAGAACACGGGTACCAACCAGAACTTCCGCCTGGCCCTGGCCGGCGCCAGCGGGGTGCGCCTGGAAAACGGCCAGAC
Proteins encoded in this region:
- a CDS encoding DUF2947 family protein, with product MSIVPVCHSVFAEAFRGIDSKGIFLLDKEDAFEIWKTHIDDEANSYFQLSDKNWLVSSKPKVIGDWLQAFNDSNNTGFEEVSDCSTTWSETDTIFFCISKHFVIQSTWQSFKKHWRYFIECDDDCPIVINSVNQNCAILFYPIGIAVMVEIA
- a CDS encoding Rossmann-fold NAD(P)-binding domain-containing protein, giving the protein MKNFTSFADVDDYRVLLNKALEIKADPFGYQHVGRNKTVGLIFFNPSLRTRLSSVKAAYNLGAQAWVLNAGADSWTLEMADGAVMNGGTQEHIKDAIAVMSQYCDVLGVRTFPTLKDRDEDYQEVVFRKIMQYATVPVISLESATLHPLQSFADLITVAETKQKERVKVVLTWAPHVRALPQCVPNSFCDWFSEIDWIDFVITHPEGYELDPQFTKGARIEYDQKKALEGADFVQAKNWSSYKDYGQVLSNDPSWMLTPEHMAGTNDAKFLHCLPVRRNVEVSDAILDSPNSLIIQEAGNRVFSMQTVLHELLSL
- a CDS encoding oxygenase MpaB family protein, which translates into the protein MPQHPDYFVAPGSVVRTIWGKADTVLFIFAGAAAEFALNKAVDWLYFTGRLPADPLARLFSTVEYARQIVFAERAAAEQAIDTITAIHAAVEAKRGMAIPAWAYRDVLFMLVDYSIRAFEALERPMSRTEQAEVFEVFTRVGQRMGIPGLPTSYAQWLPDRAQHLTDHLEYSRFTADLYQQYARHLGPIRYQLLLQAQRVVVPRPVRRLLRLGRLAWLRPVLLIYRYAQHLAISKWARTSLLPDDYKEKILGLDVVPPTLAVAH
- a CDS encoding aminotransferase class V-fold PLP-dependent enzyme, giving the protein MINQPNSTYSSTLIQDWNAVRAQFNLTSDYLHLGASQFIASHPQPVREAIAHYRRLLDENPVLCTQELENAEMQKVRQAAARYLRLEEPDNIAMTDSTTMGLGTIYSGLNLQPGQEVLTTVHDHYSQHEAIRLATRRSGGSYRKIALYKRVNHVTTDEMVDNLLREVRPNTRVVGITWVHSSTGLKTPVTQIAQALAELNRHRDEADRVLLLVDGVHGFGIEQETFPDLGCDFFIAGCHKWLYGPRGTGLVAATRAAWQTVSPVIPTFTDAMDIITEEAERPDHVDGKQMTPGGFHSLEYRWALRAAFEFMESLGREQVCQRVHALNRQCKEGLAAMPHVTLHTPLADELSAGITSFEVRGYNTDEVVEQLKTRKIIATKAPYQDFQYARFTPGIINTEQEIDRALAAVHALA
- a CDS encoding T9SS type A sorting domain-containing protein, with translation MLRKTTPQRPASRWRGLSLMLVLAASASLAQAQLISFPGAEGAGKFTKGGRGTATVPTTVFEVTSLADTNTPGTLRYAISQAAAHRTIVFRVCGTIHLNSALSFNKANTTIAGQTAPGEGICLADYPVTIGADNVIVRFMRFRMGDKNQNKGMVDGAGADDAFGGTGRKNIIIDHCTMSWSTDEALSVYRGDSTTLQWNLMSEPLDYSYHFEAGDTDFEHHAYGGIWGGRNASFHHNLFAHCKGRNPRFEGSRNLPPYTAGQENGDFRNNVIYNWGSYSTNGGEGGNYNVVNNYYKYGPSTNTNNSSGVPIRSMIMNPSKQTSSPVLPYPKVYMTGNYVDGYPTVTNRNWLGVVMASGARTDTAQSKVTTPFNILPMPTQSAQDAYNAVLANVGAVLPARDTLDQRIIRNVQERKGRLIDVQGGYAHGTAYSISQSAWPVLTCGPAPADTDHDGMTDVFELANGLNPNDPTDRSLRGPNGYTMLENYLNGIASVVMGSEDAKAVKVGLDVYPNPAGEQLTVTHPVAGTGAIVSVFNVEGQQVARFAATPGSQQTAVAASKLASGIYLVRYQDAKTQLTTKFVKQ
- a CDS encoding pectinesterase family protein — protein: MQLTRTHSGTLPPAFRSWVALCLLLAAFLVSSAARAQTYDAVVAWDGTGTFKTVQAAIDAAPTARTSVYTIYIKNGKYKEKITVPSNKPFLQLIGQSVANTVLTYDDYSGKPNPAGGTFGTSNSASVTINAPDFSALNLTFENTTGDAPQALAINVNADRAVFKNCRFLGGQDTVLANGNGLRQYFRDCYIDGTVDFIFGSSRAVFERCIVYAKTRQDGLSGSYITAANTQPGQAFGYVFRSCTIPANRGTTSYVLGRPWQNSTGSSPLAENKVVWLKTTMATGIIKPEGWQVWDAGTNTALITYAEYNSRKFDGRPINVSQRVSWSKQLTPADTAQYSVANLFGTWNPCAVAANVCTSFTPDIAVTNLRGTKGATTATFTWNLAWAVNQAKFEVFRATTRKGSYAKIGTDIVVPNDTTYNFQTSDALPAAGAAYFYYIRASKSGLATQITDTVEVSRVPTITTTGSLGTFAQYATGPSAVRTYQLSAVNLTSNLTVTPPAGYEVSPNNGINWFTATTPLVLVPTDNTIPNTPISVRLNATATGTFAGNIVHSSPGAGSVSVPVSGTKVNTNAPVSQRLQMWSLRVSAQDSAAVRSPWVAASTPTLRNLYVSNGTTVAGITAYSSRYGQAFGATANGDGSWGTAVGGPGGNLNRRFYEQFTIKAQGVAVRVDSLLLWSAFYNTNSNTKLAVVFSKTGFTTADSTDVSGGIGPAGALNSTANGGFATPIVLNNQNTGTNQNFRLALAGASGVRLENGQTLTVRLYWSCGSGSAGRYGLLRDVQVKGEALIITGTHSAATLAAGVAVYPNPAQQQLTLTHPKAGTDALITVYSFDGRTVATFSPKPGVEQTPLKLEGLAKGTYLLRYSSGTESLTTKFVRN